ATGTTATATTTGGTGCAGGAAAAGCAGGACAACATCTTGCCAGGATTTTTCCTGGAAAAGTATCTTATATAGTTGATAATGACCCTGAAAAATGGGGTGCTTTCTTTAATGGGATTGCTATTGATAAGCCGGACAGGTTATTATATGAAGACAAGGAAAATTTGAGAATATTCATTGCAAGTATGTATTTTGGCCCAATTAGCGATCAATTAAATTGTATGGGATTCAAGAATAAAAAGCATTATTTTAATATAATACCTTATTATGCAATTTTAAAGGAACTTACATTTTTAAGTATGATTGATGCTGGAGTAGAAGATATTTCTGAAAAAGGGCGAAAGTCAATTCGCCTTATCGATCGTCTAGGTTTAATATCTGAAATTCAGGAAGAGGTGCTTTATAGGCAAGTTGAGGATAGAGTTTTAGGTTTACTTGATCCTGAGGCACCGGAGCATTGGGTGCATAGCCTACAGTATTGGTTTGAGCAATTGTTTAAAGTAAAGATCCGTTGGCTTTCACTTGATGTTTTAAATGAGAATAACCTAAAATATAATGCCTGGAAATATAAAAAGACCGGTTATTCTAGATTAATGTATTTGGGAAATTCTTCAGACAGGGTAATGGATTTTATTAAGTATTTCGATTGTTTTTATGCAATTAACACTTTAGAATTAAATGATAAAAAAAATTGGATTGACTATATGTATGAAATTGCGAATAAGTTGGGATTGGCTTACAAAAAGATAAGTGTTATCGTCCCCAATTATAATTATGAGCAATATCTTTCTAAACGTCTGCGAAGTATTGTAAATCAATATTATCCTGTTTATGAAATTATTTTTCTTGACGATGCATCGAGTGATGATAGCGTGATGATTGCAAGGGAGCTTCTTTGTGAATATGTAGGTCTTACACAAATCATTATAAGTGACCGAAACTCTGGATCCGTATTCAAGCAATGGAAAAAGGGGATAGAAGCTGCTCGCGGCGATTATATTTGGATTGCTGAAGCGGATGATTATGCTTCGCCCATTATGTTGAGGAAACTGATGTTAGCTTTTTCAGCAGATAAAAAGGTTGTTTTAAGTTTCTGCGATTCACTATTGGTGGATGAAAACGAAGAATGGCAAGGGTTTTGTTCAGATACGCATATTGGGGATAATCCATATAGTGGTTTAATACAAGAAGGTATCTATAATGGAAAAATATTTGTGCAGGAATATTTGTCAACATCTAATTTAATCCAGAATGTTTCGGCAGTAGTAATGAAAAAAGAGAGTTTGGGCCAAGAAATTCTAGATAATCTTGAGACATTCAAACAATGTGGTGACTTATATTGCTATATCCGCTTGTTAGAGGAAGGGAATGTAGCCTTTACTATAACACCAATGAATTTTTTCCGCAGGCAGTCCAGGGCATTGACGATGACTTCAGGCAGAGAAGAACGACAACGGGAGATGGATATCATTACGGAAACTATAAGGAATATAACTTAAGGTGTTCCTTTGAACTGGAGCATATAAATGGATAAACAAAAAAATAAAGTAGTAAATGGAATAAATACAGGTATGCTTTCTTCTGCTGTTGTCCCCATCCATAATGCGGTTTCCTATATTTGCGAAACTCTTGACAGTTTATTGCGGCAAGAAGAAGCGCTTGACGAAATTATTGTTGTTGATGATGCAAGTACGGATGGTACTTGTCAAATTGTCGAACAGATAGCATCACGTGATTCCAGGGTGAAATTACATCGATTTTCTTCAAAGCAGGGGGTTTCCGCAGCAAGAAACTATGGTGTCCAAATAGCAAAAAACGATTGGATTTTATTCATGGATGGGGATGATGTTGCTTCCTTGCAATTACTGTCAGAGCAATTGAATCGTGTGAAGCAACTTGAAAATACGGGTTTTGAAAAGGTGATTTTGATTCATAGTGCCTACCAGCAAATTGATCAGGACGGAAAGAAAATAGGTGGGGTTTTTCGTTGGAAACAGGTTTTACCTCACGAGCTATTTGGCTACTTTATCTTGCGAAATCACATTATTACTGTCTCTGGGGCTTTGGTGCGCAGGGATGCTTTATTGGAAGTTGGCGGGTTTAATCCCCATCTTCATTTTGCCGAGGATTGGGATTTATGGTTGCGTTTGTCACTGCGAGGAGCTTTTGGGTATGTGGATACACCATTAGTCTTAGTACGCCGACATCAGTGTAATACCTCAAAAACGATAACTGTTATGAGGGGCGGCGAACTAGCTGTATTAAAGCAATATAGGTATTCAGAAATTGAGAAAGCAATTTTTCGGCGGAATTTGAGTTGGGAAATCAATGCAGTTAATTACGCAGGGATATTGTTGCAGCTGGATAAATGCGATATTGGATTACCTTTTATAGAGCAAGCCCTTTGCCGTAATCCGTTGTTAATGGCCGGACATTTTTTACTGGGTTTATATAATGTAAAGCAGAAGAGCTGGGAAAAAGCGAAAGCAAATTTTGCTCAAGTACTAGAAATAGATGGGGATCATGGTGCTGCCTGTAATAATTTGGGGGTGCTGTTGGCGGTTAGTGGAGAAATGAAGGAAGCATTACATTATTTCCACAGAGCAGCGACTCTTTATCCGGGATATTTGGATGCTGTTCAAAATATGAAACTTATTCTCGGCAAGGAGATTAGGAACCTAAGTTATGAGCAATTTCATATGACATGGCGCGAGTTGCGGCCAGTATTGCTTCGCTATGAAGAGTAAATTGAGCTTAGGTTGTATGGCGGCGGTAAGTTTATTTTGATATTTTTAGTAAAATGCTATTACGTGATAGCACATATTTCAACATCTCTTTATTTTAGGGTTCCTGTTTAGAAGGTGAGACTAATTTCGCGGAAAGTATGTTGAGGTGTGAACGTACTTAAATGGAAATATTGATATGAATATATTGTAATTCTACAAGCAGGTGATACCTATGCAAATTGCAATACGCACCGATTCCTCCGTCCAAATTGGCACAGGTCATATGATGCGTTGCTTGACTTTGGCCGAAAGTTTGCGGGCTGCCGGAAATAAAATTGTTTTTATCTGCCGCAATTTGCCGGGAAACGTTGCTGGGTTGGCAAAACTGCGAGGATTTCCGGTTTTTTT
Above is a genomic segment from Dendrosporobacter quercicolus containing:
- a CDS encoding glycosyltransferase family 2 protein, which codes for MENRVYVIFGAGKAGQHLARIFPGKVSYIVDNDPEKWGAFFNGIAIDKPDRLLYEDKENLRIFIASMYFGPISDQLNCMGFKNKKHYFNIIPYYAILKELTFLSMIDAGVEDISEKGRKSIRLIDRLGLISEIQEEVLYRQVEDRVLGLLDPEAPEHWVHSLQYWFEQLFKVKIRWLSLDVLNENNLKYNAWKYKKTGYSRLMYLGNSSDRVMDFIKYFDCFYAINTLELNDKKNWIDYMYEIANKLGLAYKKISVIVPNYNYEQYLSKRLRSIVNQYYPVYEIIFLDDASSDDSVMIARELLCEYVGLTQIIISDRNSGSVFKQWKKGIEAARGDYIWIAEADDYASPIMLRKLMLAFSADKKVVLSFCDSLLVDENEEWQGFCSDTHIGDNPYSGLIQEGIYNGKIFVQEYLSTSNLIQNVSAVVMKKESLGQEILDNLETFKQCGDLYCYIRLLEEGNVAFTITPMNFFRRQSRALTMTSGREERQREMDIITETIRNIT
- a CDS encoding glycosyltransferase; the encoded protein is MDKQKNKVVNGINTGMLSSAVVPIHNAVSYICETLDSLLRQEEALDEIIVVDDASTDGTCQIVEQIASRDSRVKLHRFSSKQGVSAARNYGVQIAKNDWILFMDGDDVASLQLLSEQLNRVKQLENTGFEKVILIHSAYQQIDQDGKKIGGVFRWKQVLPHELFGYFILRNHIITVSGALVRRDALLEVGGFNPHLHFAEDWDLWLRLSLRGAFGYVDTPLVLVRRHQCNTSKTITVMRGGELAVLKQYRYSEIEKAIFRRNLSWEINAVNYAGILLQLDKCDIGLPFIEQALCRNPLLMAGHFLLGLYNVKQKSWEKAKANFAQVLEIDGDHGAACNNLGVLLAVSGEMKEALHYFHRAATLYPGYLDAVQNMKLILGKEIRNLSYEQFHMTWRELRPVLLRYEE